The following is a genomic window from Chitinophaga caseinilytica.
CTACCCTGCTGATGGGGATCACCGCTTTCCTCGCCGTGCTGGCGCTTTCCGCGGTGATGATGTAACCGGGAAAAACCTACCTTTGCTTTCCCCATTCTTAAAACGGAAATCATGATAACGAACATCACAACGATCGCTTTCGACGCCGACGATACACTCTGGGTCAACGAGCCCTATTTCCAGGAAACCGAACAGAAATGTTGCGCCCTCCTCGAAGATTACCTCCCCCATCACACCGTTTCCCAGGAACTGTTCCGCACCGAAATGCAGAACCTCCCCCTGTATGGTTACGGCGTAAAAGCCTTCATGCTCTGCATGGTGGAAACCATCCTCCGCGTCAGCAACAACACCGCCAACCCGGAAATACTGAACAAAGCCATCGAATTCGGGAAGGAGCTCCTCGCCAAACCCGTGGAACTGCTGGAAGGTGTGGAAGACGTCCTCAAAGCCCTCAAAGGCAAATACCGCCTCGTGGTAGCTACGAAAGGCGACCTGCTCGACCAGGAGCGCAAACTCCTCAAATCCGGACTGGAACATTATTTCCATCATATCGAGATCATGAGCGAAAAAGGTGAGAAAGACTATAAAAAGCTCCTCCGCCATCTCGACTGCAAGCCCGAAAATTTCCTCATGATAGGAAATTCCCTCAAGTCTGACGTGCTGCCCGTGCTGGCGCTCGGCGGCCACGCCATCCACATCCCCTATCATACCACCTGGGCGTATGAAAGGATCGATCACAATGTGGAACATGAAAACCTCCGGCAAGTGATCTCCATTCCTGAAATCTTACCGCTATTACTATCATGAAAAAACAGTTAGACATCGCGACATGGGCGCGCAAAGACCAGTTTGCGTTCTTCCGCCGGTTCGAAGAGCCATTCTTCGGCGTAACCGTGGAAGTGGATTGTACGGCTGCATATAACAAAGCCAAAGCGGGCGGGCATTCCTTCTTCCTGGAATACCTCCATTGCTCGCTGGTGGCGGCCAACGAAACGGAGCCTTTCCGGTACCGCATTTCCGGGGACGATGTCTGGATCTTCGGCCAGGTGAACGCCTCCCCTACCATCAATCGCCCCGACGGCACCTTCGGCTTCGCGTATATGGATTTCCGTCC
Proteins encoded in this region:
- a CDS encoding HAD family hydrolase, yielding MITNITTIAFDADDTLWVNEPYFQETEQKCCALLEDYLPHHTVSQELFRTEMQNLPLYGYGVKAFMLCMVETILRVSNNTANPEILNKAIEFGKELLAKPVELLEGVEDVLKALKGKYRLVVATKGDLLDQERKLLKSGLEHYFHHIEIMSEKGEKDYKKLLRHLDCKPENFLMIGNSLKSDVLPVLALGGHAIHIPYHTTWAYERIDHNVEHENLRQVISIPEILPLLLS
- a CDS encoding CatA-like O-acetyltransferase, coding for MKKQLDIATWARKDQFAFFRRFEEPFFGVTVEVDCTAAYNKAKAGGHSFFLEYLHCSLVAANETEPFRYRISGDDVWIFGQVNASPTINRPDGTFGFAYMDFRPAMADFLPAANAEIARVQASTGLVPAVSGENVIHYSSIPWINFTGISHARSFSFPDSCPKISFGKMTEKAGRRVMPTSVHVHHALMDGFHVAQYLDRFQVLLNA